A genomic stretch from Halichoerus grypus chromosome 5, mHalGry1.hap1.1, whole genome shotgun sequence includes:
- the MRPL37 gene encoding large ribosomal subunit protein mL37 isoform X2, with the protein MALTSGPARRALVRPGRLGLGDCGAPRRGAYEWGVRSTRKPEPRPLDRVYEIPGLEPITYAGKMHFMPGLARPVFPPWDPGWTHPKFRRPTPVHEQPLYKDQACYVFHQRCRLLEGVKQALWLTKAKLIEGLPEKVLSLAADPENYIENQDERLLNVISHARLWHSTEDTPKREAYCPVIVDSLIQLCRSQILKHPSLARRICAKNYTLSTTWNRESFLLQVRGSSGARLNTKDPLPAVASKEEVEATKNHVLETFYPISPTIDLQECNVYDVEDNTGFQEGYPYPYPHTLYFLESANLRPHRFQPDQLRAKMILFAFGNALAQARRLYGDAKVLERPVVVQSVGTDGRVFQFLVLQLNTTELAAHEGVKNLVWLDSDQLLYQHFWCRPVIKKKVVVEPVGPTGFQPETFRKFLALYLHGAV; encoded by the exons ATGGCGTTGACGTCGGGGCCCGCGAGGCGGGCACTGGTTCGCCCTGGGCGCCTCGGCCTTGGGGACTGCGGGGCTCCGAGACGCGGGGCGTACGAGTGGGGCGTGCGCTCCACGCGGAAGCCCGAGCCTCGTCCCTTGGACAGGGTGTACGAGATCCCTGGACTGGAGCCCATCACGTACGCGGGGAAGATGCACTTCATGCCCGGGCTGGCGCGGCCGGTCTTCCCGCCCTGGGACCCCGGTTGGACGCACCCAAAGTTCCGCCGCCCGACCCCGGTTCACGAGCAGCCGCTGTACAAGGATCAGGCCTGCTACGTCTTCCACCAGCGTTGCCGCCTCCTCGAGG GTGTAAAGCAGGCCCTCTGGCTTACCAAAGCCAAGTTAATAGAAGGCCTTCCCGAGAAAGTGCTTAGCCTCGCCGCTGATCCGGAGAACTACATAGAGAACCAAGATGAACGCCTTCTGAACGTGATCTCTCACGCCCGTCTCTGGCACTCCACTGAAGACACCCCGAAGAGAGAGGCCTACTG CCCAGTCATCGTGGACAGTCTGATACAGCTGTGTAGATCCCAGATTCTCAAGCATCCCTCTCTGGCCAGACGGATCTGCGCCAAAAACTACACATTATCCACCACCTGGAATCGAG AGTCTTTTCTCCTTCAGGTCCGTGGTTCCAGTGGAGCCCGACTGAACACCAAGGATCCGCTGCCCGCCGTCGCCTCCAAAGAGGAGGTTGAAGCTACTAAGAATCATGTTCTTGAGACCTTCTATCCCATATCTCCCACTATTGATCTTCAGGAATGCAATGTTTATGATGTGGAAGACAACACAG GATTCCAGGAGGGTTATCCTTACCCCTATCCCCACACCCTGTATTTCCTGGAGTCAGCCAATTTACGACCACACCGTTTTCAACCAGATCAGCTGCGGGCCAAAATGATCCTGTTTGCCTTTGGCAATGCCCTGGCTCAGGCCCGGCGCCTCTATGGG GACGCGAAGGTTCTGGAGCGGCCGGTGGTTGTGCAGAGTGTGGGCACCGACGGACGCGTCTTCCAGTTCCTGGTGCTGCAGCTGAACACCACGGAGCTGGCCGCGCACGAGGGCGTCAAGAACCTGGTCTGGCTGGACTCAGACCAGCTCCTCTATCAGCATTTCTGGTGTCGCCCGGTGATCAAAAAGAAGGTGGTTGTG
- the MRPL37 gene encoding large ribosomal subunit protein mL37 isoform X1 has product MALTSGPARRALVRPGRLGLGDCGAPRRGAYEWGVRSTRKPEPRPLDRVYEIPGLEPITYAGKMHFMPGLARPVFPPWDPGWTHPKFRRPTPVHEQPLYKDQACYVFHQRCRLLEGVKQALWLTKAKLIEGLPEKVLSLAADPENYIENQDERLLNVISHARLWHSTEDTPKREAYCPVIVDSLIQLCRSQILKHPSLARRICAKNYTLSTTWNRESFLLQVRGSSGARLNTKDPLPAVASKEEVEATKNHVLETFYPISPTIDLQECNVYDVEDNTGFQEGYPYPYPHTLYFLESANLRPHRFQPDQLRAKMILFAFGNALAQARRLYGKDAKVLERPVVVQSVGTDGRVFQFLVLQLNTTELAAHEGVKNLVWLDSDQLLYQHFWCRPVIKKKVVVEPVGPTGFQPETFRKFLALYLHGAV; this is encoded by the exons ATGGCGTTGACGTCGGGGCCCGCGAGGCGGGCACTGGTTCGCCCTGGGCGCCTCGGCCTTGGGGACTGCGGGGCTCCGAGACGCGGGGCGTACGAGTGGGGCGTGCGCTCCACGCGGAAGCCCGAGCCTCGTCCCTTGGACAGGGTGTACGAGATCCCTGGACTGGAGCCCATCACGTACGCGGGGAAGATGCACTTCATGCCCGGGCTGGCGCGGCCGGTCTTCCCGCCCTGGGACCCCGGTTGGACGCACCCAAAGTTCCGCCGCCCGACCCCGGTTCACGAGCAGCCGCTGTACAAGGATCAGGCCTGCTACGTCTTCCACCAGCGTTGCCGCCTCCTCGAGG GTGTAAAGCAGGCCCTCTGGCTTACCAAAGCCAAGTTAATAGAAGGCCTTCCCGAGAAAGTGCTTAGCCTCGCCGCTGATCCGGAGAACTACATAGAGAACCAAGATGAACGCCTTCTGAACGTGATCTCTCACGCCCGTCTCTGGCACTCCACTGAAGACACCCCGAAGAGAGAGGCCTACTG CCCAGTCATCGTGGACAGTCTGATACAGCTGTGTAGATCCCAGATTCTCAAGCATCCCTCTCTGGCCAGACGGATCTGCGCCAAAAACTACACATTATCCACCACCTGGAATCGAG AGTCTTTTCTCCTTCAGGTCCGTGGTTCCAGTGGAGCCCGACTGAACACCAAGGATCCGCTGCCCGCCGTCGCCTCCAAAGAGGAGGTTGAAGCTACTAAGAATCATGTTCTTGAGACCTTCTATCCCATATCTCCCACTATTGATCTTCAGGAATGCAATGTTTATGATGTGGAAGACAACACAG GATTCCAGGAGGGTTATCCTTACCCCTATCCCCACACCCTGTATTTCCTGGAGTCAGCCAATTTACGACCACACCGTTTTCAACCAGATCAGCTGCGGGCCAAAATGATCCTGTTTGCCTTTGGCAATGCCCTGGCTCAGGCCCGGCGCCTCTATGGG AAGGACGCGAAGGTTCTGGAGCGGCCGGTGGTTGTGCAGAGTGTGGGCACCGACGGACGCGTCTTCCAGTTCCTGGTGCTGCAGCTGAACACCACGGAGCTGGCCGCGCACGAGGGCGTCAAGAACCTGGTCTGGCTGGACTCAGACCAGCTCCTCTATCAGCATTTCTGGTGTCGCCCGGTGATCAAAAAGAAGGTGGTTGTG